The Burkholderia lata genome contains a region encoding:
- a CDS encoding alkane 1-monooxygenase, which produces MAMTDGSASSWSDGKRYLWLLGALTITLPILAAQLALSTGLHVFWWFGPLFAFGVIPILDTLIGDDRDNPPEDVVPLLERERYYRLIVYLATLVEYVAFFACVWIVGTHALAWYDYVGFALSLGAATGISINTAHELGHKTNRFERWLAKITLAPVAYGHFYVEHNRGHHVRVATAEDPASARYGESFWAFLPRTVTGSIRSAWRLEKARLERLGHSPWTWRNEVLHAWAMTVVVWGMAIAMAGKVVIPFLVIQAIYGASLLEVVNYVEHYGLGRRKLPSGRYERCTPQHSWNSNHVVTNLFLYQLQRHADHHANPTRSYQALRHFDDAPQLPAGYATMILFAYVPPLWYRVMNPRVVAHYGGDMAQSNIKPSIRARVLAQYPAAA; this is translated from the coding sequence ATGGCAATGACCGACGGATCGGCCTCGAGCTGGTCGGATGGCAAGCGTTACCTGTGGTTGCTCGGCGCGCTGACGATCACGCTGCCGATCCTCGCCGCCCAGCTCGCGCTGTCGACGGGCCTGCACGTGTTCTGGTGGTTCGGCCCGCTGTTCGCGTTCGGCGTGATCCCGATCCTCGACACGCTGATCGGCGACGATCGCGACAACCCGCCCGAGGACGTTGTGCCGCTCCTCGAACGGGAGCGCTACTACCGGCTGATCGTCTATCTCGCGACCCTCGTCGAATACGTCGCGTTCTTCGCGTGCGTGTGGATCGTCGGCACGCATGCGCTCGCCTGGTACGACTACGTCGGCTTCGCGCTGTCGCTCGGCGCCGCGACGGGCATCTCGATCAATACCGCGCACGAACTCGGGCACAAGACCAACCGCTTCGAGCGCTGGCTCGCGAAGATCACGCTCGCGCCGGTCGCATACGGCCACTTCTACGTCGAGCACAACCGCGGGCACCATGTACGCGTCGCGACGGCCGAGGATCCGGCGAGCGCGCGCTATGGCGAATCGTTCTGGGCGTTCCTGCCGCGCACCGTGACCGGCAGCATCCGCTCGGCGTGGCGGCTGGAGAAGGCCCGCCTCGAACGGCTCGGGCATTCGCCATGGACCTGGCGCAACGAGGTGCTGCACGCGTGGGCGATGACCGTCGTCGTGTGGGGCATGGCGATCGCGATGGCCGGCAAGGTCGTGATTCCGTTCCTCGTGATCCAGGCCATCTACGGCGCGTCGCTGCTCGAAGTCGTGAACTACGTCGAGCATTACGGGCTCGGCCGCCGCAAGCTGCCGAGCGGCCGCTACGAACGCTGCACGCCGCAGCACTCTTGGAACAGCAATCACGTCGTCACCAACCTGTTCCTGTACCAGTTGCAGCGCCACGCCGACCATCATGCGAATCCGACGCGCTCGTACCAGGCGCTGCGCCATTTCGACGACGCGCCGCAACTGCCGGCCGGCTACGCGACGATGATCCTGTTCGCGTACGTGCCGCCGCTCTGGTATCGCGTGATGAATCCGCGCGTCGTCGCGCACTACGGCGGCGACATGGCGCAATCGAACATCAAGCCGTCGATCCGCGCCCGGGTGCTCGCGCAATATCCGGCCGCGGCGTGA
- a CDS encoding GNAT family N-acetyltransferase, which yields MSSTLTVRRIVADQGSVYRELRAASLREPYAPGEAPEAELLNVETDAASAIAAQRAVSDESTTFLLYTEGHPAGMIGAYFDNTPDRRAFVSELWVAHAVRHLRGGVLLLETATEWLAERGAQDVYAWIADANRNAIRFYERAGFGNTGEHAPIARMPGAMKSLFVSQTKH from the coding sequence ATGAGTTCGACCTTGACCGTTCGTCGTATCGTTGCCGATCAGGGCAGCGTGTATCGCGAACTCCGCGCCGCATCGCTGCGCGAGCCCTACGCGCCCGGCGAAGCGCCGGAGGCCGAATTGCTGAACGTCGAAACGGACGCAGCGTCGGCGATTGCCGCGCAGCGCGCCGTGTCCGACGAGTCGACGACTTTCCTGCTGTATACCGAAGGCCATCCGGCCGGCATGATCGGCGCGTATTTCGACAATACGCCCGATCGGCGCGCGTTCGTCAGCGAGCTGTGGGTGGCGCACGCGGTGCGTCATCTGCGCGGCGGCGTGCTGCTGCTGGAGACGGCCACCGAATGGCTCGCCGAGCGTGGCGCCCAGGACGTCTACGCCTGGATTGCCGATGCGAACCGCAACGCGATCCGCTTCTACGAGCGGGCGGGTTTCGGCAACACCGGCGAACATGCGCCGATCGCGCGGATGCCCGGCGCGATGAAATCGCTGTTCGTGTCGCAGACGAAGCACTGA
- the minC gene encoding septum site-determining protein MinC, with amino-acid sequence MSLKKSPFFELRSGSVDTLLFTVKTTDLDALRTELVKRFEATPEFFADDVVAIDVRRLADGERVALADIRQMLNDVRMRPVGVVALATQGWAGEAGLPLLEARDRRTPAAKHADEAEPAPAPVVEAAAAPAAESAQEPAPTLLHAGGRTLVIDRPLRSGQQIYAKGDLVVLAPVSHGAEIIAEGNIHIYAPLRGRALAGVHGNHDARIFCTCLEPELISIAGIYRTTENPLPAEVLGKSVQIRLEEEKLMIEPLRLT; translated from the coding sequence ATGTCGCTTAAAAAATCGCCATTCTTCGAGCTGCGCAGCGGATCGGTCGATACGTTGCTGTTCACCGTGAAGACGACCGATCTCGATGCGTTGCGTACCGAACTGGTCAAGCGCTTCGAAGCGACTCCCGAGTTTTTCGCCGACGATGTCGTCGCGATCGACGTCCGCCGCCTGGCTGACGGCGAACGCGTCGCGCTGGCGGACATCCGCCAGATGCTGAACGACGTGCGGATGCGCCCGGTGGGCGTCGTCGCGCTGGCAACGCAGGGCTGGGCGGGGGAAGCCGGCCTGCCGTTGCTCGAGGCGCGCGATCGCCGCACGCCGGCCGCGAAGCACGCCGACGAAGCGGAACCGGCGCCGGCGCCCGTCGTCGAAGCTGCCGCCGCTCCGGCAGCGGAATCGGCGCAGGAGCCCGCACCGACGCTGTTGCACGCGGGCGGCCGGACGCTCGTGATCGACCGGCCGTTGCGTTCGGGGCAGCAGATTTACGCGAAAGGAGACCTCGTGGTGCTCGCGCCGGTCAGTCACGGCGCGGAGATCATCGCGGAAGGCAATATCCACATCTACGCGCCGTTGCGCGGCCGCGCACTCGCGGGCGTGCACGGCAATCACGACGCGCGCATTTTCTGCACGTGTCTCGAGCCGGAACTGATTTCGATCGCGGGTATCTATCGAACAACCGAGAACCCGTTGCCCGCCGAAGTACTGGGCAAATCGGTGCAGATCCGGCTCGAAGAGGAAAAACTGATGATCGAACCGCTGCGCCTGACGTAA
- the minD gene encoding septum site-determining protein MinD, whose product MAKIIVVTSGKGGVGKTTTSASFASGLALRGHKTAVIDFDVGLRNLDLIMGCERRVVYDLVNVIQGEANLNQALIKDKKCENLFILPASQTRDKDALTRDGVEKVLNDLAAMDFEFIVCDSPAGIEAGALHAMYFADEALIVTNPEVSSVRDSDRILGILSSKTKRATEGKDPIKEHLLITRYSPKRVSEGEMLSLEDISEILRIKLIGVVPESEAVLHASNQGLPAVHIDGTDVAEAYKDVVARFLGDDKPLRFTDYQKPGLLQRLFGSK is encoded by the coding sequence ATGGCAAAAATCATCGTGGTGACCTCGGGCAAGGGCGGCGTGGGCAAGACGACGACGAGCGCGAGCTTTGCGTCCGGTCTCGCGCTGCGCGGCCACAAGACGGCCGTCATCGACTTCGACGTCGGCCTGCGCAACCTCGATCTGATCATGGGCTGCGAGCGCCGCGTGGTGTACGACCTCGTGAACGTGATCCAGGGCGAAGCGAACCTGAACCAGGCGCTGATCAAGGACAAGAAGTGCGAGAACCTGTTCATCCTGCCGGCGTCGCAGACGCGCGACAAGGATGCGCTCACGCGTGACGGCGTCGAGAAGGTGCTGAACGACCTCGCCGCGATGGACTTCGAATTCATCGTCTGCGATTCGCCGGCCGGTATCGAGGCCGGTGCGCTGCACGCGATGTACTTCGCGGATGAAGCGCTGATCGTCACGAACCCGGAAGTGTCGTCGGTGCGCGACTCGGACCGCATTCTCGGCATCCTGTCGTCGAAGACGAAGCGCGCGACCGAAGGCAAGGATCCGATCAAGGAACACCTGCTGATCACCCGCTACAGCCCGAAGCGCGTCAGCGAAGGCGAGATGCTGTCGCTCGAGGACATCAGCGAGATCCTGCGCATCAAGCTGATCGGCGTGGTGCCCGAGTCGGAAGCCGTGCTGCATGCGTCGAACCAGGGTCTGCCGGCCGTGCATATCGACGGCACCGACGTTGCGGAAGCGTACAAGGACGTCGTCGCGCGTTTCCTCGGCGACGACAAGCCGCTGCGCTTCACGGATTACCAGAAGCCGGGCCTGCTGCAGCGCCTCTTCGGCAGCAAGTAA
- the minE gene encoding cell division topological specificity factor MinE, translating to MSILSFLLGEKKKSASVAKERLQLIIAHERVGGRPPADYLPALQKELVAVISKYVHISNDDIRVSLERQDDLEVLEVKIEIPQA from the coding sequence ATGTCCATCCTTTCGTTTCTCCTCGGCGAGAAGAAGAAGTCCGCATCGGTCGCGAAGGAGCGCCTGCAGCTCATCATCGCGCACGAGCGCGTCGGCGGCCGGCCGCCGGCCGATTACCTGCCGGCGCTGCAGAAGGAGCTGGTCGCGGTCATTTCGAAGTACGTCCATATTTCGAACGATGACATCCGCGTGAGCCTCGAGCGCCAGGACGATCTCGAAGTCCTCGAAGTGAAGATCGAGATCCCGCAAGCCTGA
- a CDS encoding YXWGXW repeat-containing protein: MAVSTVQRRIVSLALLAASLSAVVAPLAAHADEILVGTPVIVPQGRVVVAEPVAVRTEEIVVVAPNAPPPVRYEVVPASRVGYVWDRGHWHWEHGRYVWIGGHWEAERVGMQWVPGHWDQRGPNWFWTRGHWA, encoded by the coding sequence ATGGCTGTCTCTACTGTTCAACGTCGTATCGTTTCGCTCGCACTGCTTGCCGCGAGCCTGTCAGCCGTCGTCGCGCCGCTTGCCGCGCATGCTGACGAGATTCTCGTCGGCACCCCCGTGATCGTGCCGCAGGGCCGCGTGGTCGTTGCCGAGCCGGTCGCCGTGCGCACCGAGGAAATCGTCGTCGTCGCGCCGAATGCGCCGCCGCCGGTGCGCTACGAGGTCGTGCCGGCCTCGCGCGTGGGCTACGTGTGGGATCGCGGGCACTGGCACTGGGAGCATGGCCGCTACGTGTGGATCGGCGGACACTGGGAAGCCGAGCGCGTCGGTATGCAATGGGTGCCGGGCCATTGGGACCAGCGCGGTCCGAACTGGTTCTGGACCCGTGGCCACTGGGCGTGA
- a CDS encoding chloride channel protein, which translates to MQRPALPALFPALTRRSLRIWRQYGVFWLGAIVVGLTAVLYARLIDWGYETFRTMRDHAAWLPLLLTPAIAAVSVWITRRFFRGAEGSGIPQVIATLHARPSAFGSRLLTLRILFGKVLVSFLGILGGFTIGREGPTVQVGAALMFNLRRFYPRSNAQIERQLVLAGAAAGLSAAFNTPLAGIVFAIEELTRSFSARASGVLITAIILAGVVALGLNGNYTYFGTIDAGPHFPKLLALAVLVTAIVTGIAGGLFCWLLLNTGRWLPARLLGLYRERPITFAALCGFTIAVVGLISGGTTFGSGYAEARGLLDGSQHLSVFYPFLKMISMVASYLPGIPGGIFAPSLSIGAGFGNLLHIVFSNMSLPMLIALAMVGYMAAVTQSPITSFVIVMEMINGHALVISLMATALVSSRVSRFFAPPLYETLAQRYLAPPVAAAEPAAAAAASATVATGVTEPQDAAAAPADPLDTLRGEAPAAAAPAEGAAHAPAPHDDEPAAAGTKRPAQPGPRDAQ; encoded by the coding sequence ATGCAACGCCCCGCCCTTCCCGCCCTGTTTCCCGCCCTCACCCGTCGTTCGCTGAGGATCTGGCGCCAGTACGGCGTTTTCTGGCTCGGTGCGATCGTCGTCGGCCTCACTGCCGTACTTTACGCGCGACTGATCGACTGGGGCTACGAAACCTTCCGCACGATGCGCGATCACGCCGCGTGGCTGCCGCTGCTGCTCACGCCGGCCATCGCCGCGGTGTCGGTATGGATCACGCGCCGCTTCTTCCGTGGCGCCGAGGGCAGCGGTATCCCGCAGGTGATCGCGACGCTGCATGCGCGCCCGAGCGCGTTCGGCTCCCGGCTGCTGACGCTGCGCATCCTGTTCGGCAAGGTGCTGGTGTCGTTCCTCGGCATCCTGGGCGGCTTCACGATCGGCCGCGAAGGGCCGACCGTGCAGGTCGGCGCGGCACTGATGTTCAACCTGCGACGCTTCTACCCGCGCTCGAACGCGCAGATCGAACGCCAGCTGGTGCTCGCCGGCGCGGCGGCCGGGCTGTCGGCCGCGTTCAATACCCCACTCGCCGGGATCGTGTTCGCGATCGAGGAGCTGACGCGCAGCTTCTCCGCGCGCGCCAGCGGCGTGCTGATCACCGCGATCATCCTCGCCGGCGTCGTCGCGCTCGGCCTGAACGGCAACTACACGTATTTCGGCACGATCGATGCCGGCCCCCATTTCCCGAAACTGCTGGCGCTCGCCGTGCTGGTCACCGCGATCGTCACGGGGATCGCCGGTGGCCTGTTCTGCTGGCTGCTGCTCAACACGGGGCGCTGGCTGCCCGCGCGGCTGCTGGGCCTGTATCGCGAGCGGCCGATCACGTTCGCCGCGCTGTGCGGCTTCACGATCGCCGTCGTCGGCCTTATATCGGGCGGCACGACCTTCGGCAGCGGCTACGCCGAGGCGCGCGGCCTGCTCGACGGCAGCCAGCATCTGTCGGTGTTCTATCCGTTCCTGAAGATGATTTCGATGGTCGCGTCGTACCTGCCGGGCATCCCGGGCGGGATCTTCGCGCCGTCGCTGTCGATCGGCGCCGGGTTCGGCAACCTGCTGCACATCGTGTTCAGCAACATGAGCCTGCCGATGCTGATCGCGCTCGCGATGGTCGGCTACATGGCGGCCGTCACGCAGTCGCCGATCACGTCGTTCGTGATCGTGATGGAGATGATCAACGGTCACGCGCTCGTGATTTCACTGATGGCTACCGCGTTGGTGTCGAGCCGCGTGTCGCGCTTTTTCGCGCCGCCGCTCTACGAAACGCTCGCCCAGCGCTATCTCGCGCCGCCCGTCGCGGCCGCGGAACCGGCTGCGGCCGCCGCGGCGAGCGCGACGGTGGCAACCGGCGTCACCGAGCCGCAGGATGCGGCCGCGGCACCCGCCGATCCGCTCGACACGCTGCGCGGCGAAGCGCCGGCTGCCGCCGCGCCGGCCGAAGGCGCAGCGCATGCCCCGGCGCCGCACGACGACGAGCCGGCCGCGGCCGGGACGAAGCGCCCGGCGCAGCCCGGCCCGCGCGACGCTCAGTAG
- the waaC gene encoding lipopolysaccharide heptosyltransferase I → MKRILIVKVTSLGDVVQTLPVVADLHRAFPGVTVDWAVDESCAEVVRWHPGVSHVLCAPLRRFKKMRNRGDLKAITASISALRAHRYDAVIDLHGVYKSAIISALARAARRVGYQTQDLGETGARFAYSHRFGPRPDCDAWHGMRVSAGEALGYAPEGIATYGIVPPRDVNLPAAVTDGAPFMLLFHATSNPDKKWPADHWAALATQMMARGVRVLLPWGSAAEHDDAQDIAARAPGSVVLPAMTVRELGAALGRAALVVGVDTGFVHMAHALKRPTVMIFVATSRHHCGIGGAPNALSIGEPGTMPSVDEALDAIDAVGPAYGALRARLTA, encoded by the coding sequence GTGAAACGTATCCTCATCGTGAAAGTGACGTCGCTCGGCGACGTCGTCCAGACGCTACCGGTCGTTGCGGATCTGCATCGCGCCTTTCCCGGCGTAACGGTCGACTGGGCGGTGGACGAATCGTGCGCGGAGGTCGTGCGCTGGCATCCGGGCGTCAGCCATGTCCTTTGCGCGCCGCTGCGCCGCTTCAAGAAGATGCGCAATCGCGGCGACCTGAAGGCGATCACGGCGTCGATCAGCGCGCTGCGGGCACACCGCTACGATGCGGTGATCGACCTGCACGGCGTCTACAAGAGCGCGATCATTTCGGCGCTCGCACGCGCCGCGCGCCGCGTCGGCTACCAGACGCAGGATCTCGGCGAAACGGGTGCACGCTTCGCGTATTCGCATCGCTTCGGCCCGCGGCCGGACTGCGACGCGTGGCACGGGATGCGCGTGAGCGCCGGCGAGGCGCTCGGCTACGCGCCCGAGGGCATCGCCACGTACGGCATCGTCCCGCCGCGGGACGTGAACCTGCCGGCGGCCGTGACCGACGGCGCACCGTTCATGCTGCTGTTCCATGCGACGTCGAACCCCGACAAGAAATGGCCGGCCGACCACTGGGCCGCGCTCGCCACGCAGATGATGGCGCGTGGCGTACGCGTGCTGTTGCCGTGGGGATCGGCCGCCGAGCACGACGATGCACAGGACATTGCCGCACGCGCGCCGGGTTCGGTCGTGCTGCCCGCGATGACGGTGCGCGAGCTCGGCGCGGCGCTCGGCCGGGCTGCGCTCGTGGTGGGGGTCGATACGGGGTTCGTGCACATGGCGCACGCGCTGAAGCGGCCGACCGTGATGATTTTCGTCGCGACGTCGCGGCACCATTGCGGCATCGGCGGCGCGCCGAATGCACTGTCGATCGGCGAGCCGGGCACGATGCCGTCCGTCGACGAGGCGCTGGATGCGATCGATGCGGTCGGGCCGGCCTACGGCGCGCTGCGCGCGCGGCTGACCGCCTGA
- a CDS encoding MFS transporter, with amino-acid sequence MSASPPTVAHATGSAGAVSHRRIVFASFIGTAIEFYDFYVYATAAALVIGPVFFPHGSATAQALSAFVTFGIAFIARPIGSFLFGHFGDRIGRKSTLVASLLVMGVSTTAIGFVPGYDAIGALAPVLLCVLRFGQGIGLGGEWGGAALLATEHAPQGKRGWFGMFPQLGPSVGFLMSNGLFFALALSLSDDQFRSWGWRIPFLVSAVLVALGLYVRLKITETPAFQAALDRNERVRVPVATLITQHWRPTLLGALAMVVCYTLFYISTVFSLSYGVSALHIPRQSFLGLLCFAVVFMGLATPLSAWASDRFGRKPVLVVGAIAALLSGFAMEPLLGSGSMPLVALFLTIELFLMGVTFAPMGALLPELFPTNVRYTGAGVAYNLGGILGASIAPYIAQLLAARGGLSWVGGYVSVAAAISLIGVLLMRETRDASLV; translated from the coding sequence ATGTCCGCATCCCCCCCGACCGTTGCACACGCAACCGGTTCGGCCGGCGCCGTCAGCCACCGGCGCATCGTGTTCGCGAGCTTCATCGGCACCGCGATCGAGTTCTACGATTTCTACGTGTACGCAACGGCCGCCGCGCTCGTCATCGGCCCCGTGTTCTTCCCGCACGGCTCCGCGACCGCACAGGCGCTGTCCGCGTTCGTCACGTTCGGCATCGCGTTCATCGCACGCCCGATCGGTTCGTTCCTGTTCGGGCACTTCGGCGACCGCATCGGCCGCAAATCGACGCTCGTCGCGTCGCTGCTCGTGATGGGCGTGTCCACCACCGCGATCGGCTTCGTGCCCGGCTACGACGCGATCGGCGCGCTCGCGCCGGTGCTGCTGTGCGTGCTGCGCTTTGGCCAGGGGATCGGCCTCGGCGGCGAATGGGGCGGCGCCGCGCTGCTCGCGACCGAGCACGCGCCGCAGGGCAAGCGCGGCTGGTTCGGGATGTTCCCGCAGCTCGGGCCGTCGGTCGGCTTCCTGATGTCGAACGGGCTGTTCTTTGCGCTCGCGCTGTCGCTGTCGGACGATCAGTTCCGCAGCTGGGGCTGGCGCATCCCGTTCCTGGTCAGTGCGGTGCTCGTCGCGCTCGGCCTGTACGTGCGGCTCAAGATCACCGAAACGCCGGCGTTCCAGGCCGCGCTCGATCGCAACGAGCGCGTGCGCGTGCCGGTCGCGACACTGATCACGCAACACTGGCGGCCGACGCTGCTCGGTGCGCTCGCCATGGTCGTCTGCTACACGCTGTTCTACATCTCGACGGTGTTCTCGCTGTCGTACGGCGTGTCGGCGCTGCATATTCCGCGCCAGAGCTTCCTCGGCCTGCTGTGTTTCGCGGTCGTGTTCATGGGACTCGCGACGCCGCTGTCCGCATGGGCATCCGACCGCTTCGGCCGCAAGCCGGTGCTCGTCGTCGGCGCGATCGCCGCGCTGCTGTCGGGTTTCGCGATGGAGCCGCTGCTCGGCAGCGGCTCGATGCCGCTGGTCGCGCTGTTCCTGACGATCGAGCTGTTCCTGATGGGCGTGACGTTCGCGCCGATGGGCGCGCTGCTGCCGGAGCTGTTCCCGACCAACGTCCGCTATACGGGCGCGGGCGTCGCGTACAACCTCGGCGGGATTCTCGGCGCGTCGATCGCGCCGTATATCGCGCAGCTGCTGGCAGCGCGCGGCGGGCTGTCGTGGGTTGGCGGCTATGTTTCGGTTGCGGCAGCAATCAGCCTGATTGGTGTGCTGCTGATGCGCGAAACGCGCGACGCATCGCTCGTCTGA
- a CDS encoding energy transducer TonB family protein — translation MRPLPRLRVDRLRAVALAVVAMLAACTITPPPSLHSILTIPSITRSGSLDQYRVEVAQRVAERNPSGMLHGTPQAMLRSLVVVAFTVDGSGRLVNASVYRSNGDSEAEALALASLRRSAPLPPPPSRLLDGNGRLEMMEGWLFNDDGHFQLQSTASAQAQSID, via the coding sequence ATGCGCCCCCTTCCCCGATTGCGTGTCGACCGGCTGCGTGCAGTTGCGCTGGCCGTCGTCGCCATGCTCGCGGCGTGCACGATCACGCCGCCTCCGTCGCTGCATTCGATCCTGACGATTCCATCGATCACCCGTAGCGGCAGCCTCGACCAGTACCGCGTCGAAGTCGCGCAGCGTGTCGCCGAACGCAATCCGTCCGGCATGCTGCATGGCACACCACAGGCCATGCTCCGCTCGCTCGTCGTCGTGGCCTTCACCGTCGATGGCAGCGGCCGACTCGTCAACGCGTCCGTCTATCGCAGCAACGGCGACAGCGAAGCGGAAGCACTCGCGCTCGCGTCGCTGCGCCGCTCGGCGCCGCTGCCGCCGCCACCGTCGCGACTGCTCGACGGCAACGGCCGGCTCGAAATGATGGAAGGCTGGCTCTTCAACGACGACGGCCACTTCCAGCTGCAAAGCACCGCGTCGGCGCAGGCGCAATCGATCGACTGA